The following are encoded together in the Ralstonia insidiosa genome:
- a CDS encoding LysR family transcriptional regulator has protein sequence MDPSALDPALVSDRLDWNLLRTFLTIVHERSISRAAVRLHITQPAVSLALRRLEDQLGHTLIERRGSHFRLTRVGEDVLRIATDVYGNVARLGSELGEPQDDVSGVLHLLTVSRIQSGVYDECLAAFHRHHPRVDLQVEVMRSADILDALAQKRAGIGLSLCRTPIDKLERQLFLRQRYAVFCGRHHRLFGRTGLSISDLLGENFVSFMSDQLGDALSPLAVFRDQQGFTGRIVATSPSLDEIKRLVFAGYGVGCLPEHIVADDLAQQRLWRLPPEEGVADIDLYLMWHKERRLAPAEEAFLAHFRRYMARYSLAERLGDVVNAPLAALRAPAG, from the coding sequence ATGGACCCGTCTGCTCTCGATCCCGCCCTGGTCAGCGACCGACTCGACTGGAACCTGCTGCGCACCTTCCTCACCATCGTCCACGAGCGCAGCATCAGCCGTGCGGCGGTGCGGCTGCACATCACGCAGCCGGCCGTGAGCCTTGCGCTGCGGCGCCTGGAAGATCAGCTCGGCCACACGCTTATCGAGCGGCGTGGCTCGCACTTCCGCCTCACGCGCGTTGGCGAGGACGTGCTGCGCATCGCTACCGATGTCTACGGCAATGTTGCGCGGCTTGGCTCAGAACTGGGTGAGCCACAGGACGATGTGAGCGGCGTGCTGCACTTGCTGACGGTCAGCCGCATCCAGTCGGGCGTGTATGACGAATGCCTGGCGGCGTTTCATCGGCATCACCCGCGCGTCGATCTGCAGGTGGAGGTGATGCGCAGCGCCGACATTCTTGATGCATTGGCGCAGAAGCGCGCCGGCATTGGTTTGAGCTTGTGTCGCACGCCGATCGACAAGCTGGAGCGGCAGTTGTTTTTGCGCCAGCGCTACGCGGTGTTTTGCGGACGGCACCACCGGTTGTTCGGGCGCACTGGCTTGTCGATCAGCGATCTGCTCGGCGAGAACTTTGTCTCGTTCATGAGCGACCAGTTGGGCGATGCGCTGTCGCCGCTGGCCGTGTTTCGGGATCAGCAGGGATTCACCGGGCGCATCGTCGCCACGTCGCCGAGCCTGGATGAGATCAAGCGCTTGGTGTTTGCGGGATATGGGGTGGGGTGTCTGCCGGAGCACATCGTGGCGGATGACTTGGCGCAGCAGCGGCTGTGGCGCTTGCCGCCGGAGGAGGGCGTCGCCGATATCGATCTGTACCTGATGTGGCACAAGGAGCGACGCCTGGCACCCGCCGAAGAGGCGTTCTTGGCACATTTCAGGCGGTATATGGCGCGGTATTCGCTGGCTGAGCGGCTGGGGGATGTGGTGAATGCGCCGTTGGCGGCGTTGCGGGCGCCGGCAGGGTAG
- a CDS encoding DEAD/DEAH box helicase, translating to MSFSELGLSDKLVRAVAELGYTEPTPIQRQAIPAVLKGGDLLAGAQTGTGKTAGFTLPLLHRLAATQPNKVQTPNGMRFPVRALVLTPTRELAAQVEESVRAYGKYLPLKSMVMFGGVGINPQIDALKRGVDIVVATPGRLLDHVGQRTIDLSHIELLVLDEADRMLDMGFIHDIRKILNILPPKRQNLLFSATFSDDIRELADRLLDKPALIEVARRNTTAETVEQRIYPVDRERKRELLAKLVRDNDWHQVLVFTRTKHGANRLAEQLTRDGISSLAIHGNKSQSARTRALSEFKANTLRVLVATDIAARGIDIDQLPHVVNFDLPNVPEDYVHRIGRTGRAGAQGEAISLVCVDEHGLLRDIERLIKRELPRTVLEGFEPDPTIAPEPIPNGRNSAGRGGNARGGRPGGGRSQQPRQAAGGNAAPREPRAPREPREPRRESSGNGQAQSQNQGQGQGRNGGGNRQRQAQDQRDGQAAPKPHNGRRGNGAGNGASNGQSQARGQRQGNGQGQGNGQGGQRRSSNTQAAQPAQKAAQPAKQPFNGLFAKAAALLGGRKA from the coding sequence ATGTCGTTTTCCGAACTCGGCTTGTCAGACAAGCTGGTACGCGCCGTGGCCGAACTCGGCTACACCGAACCTACCCCGATTCAACGCCAGGCCATCCCCGCAGTCCTTAAGGGCGGTGACCTGCTTGCCGGTGCACAGACCGGTACCGGCAAGACCGCCGGTTTCACGCTGCCGCTGCTGCATCGCCTCGCTGCCACGCAGCCGAACAAGGTGCAGACGCCCAACGGCATGCGCTTCCCCGTTCGCGCGCTGGTGCTCACCCCCACGCGTGAACTTGCCGCGCAGGTGGAAGAGAGCGTGCGCGCCTATGGCAAATACCTGCCGCTGAAGTCGATGGTGATGTTCGGCGGCGTTGGCATCAACCCGCAGATCGACGCGCTCAAGCGCGGCGTCGATATCGTCGTGGCCACGCCGGGCCGTCTGCTGGACCACGTGGGCCAGCGCACCATCGACCTGTCGCACATCGAACTGCTGGTGCTGGATGAAGCCGACCGCATGCTCGACATGGGCTTCATCCACGACATCCGCAAGATCCTCAATATCCTGCCGCCCAAGCGTCAGAACCTGCTGTTCTCGGCCACGTTCTCGGATGACATCCGCGAGCTGGCCGACCGCCTGCTCGACAAGCCGGCGCTGATCGAAGTCGCACGCCGCAACACCACGGCCGAGACGGTCGAGCAGCGCATCTATCCGGTGGACCGCGAGCGCAAGCGCGAGCTGCTGGCCAAGCTCGTGCGCGACAACGACTGGCACCAGGTGCTGGTCTTCACGCGCACCAAGCACGGTGCGAACCGCCTGGCCGAACAGCTCACGCGCGATGGCATCTCGTCGCTGGCGATTCACGGCAACAAGAGCCAGTCGGCACGCACGCGCGCGCTGTCGGAGTTCAAGGCCAACACGCTGCGCGTGCTGGTCGCCACCGACATCGCCGCACGCGGCATCGACATCGATCAACTGCCGCACGTCGTCAACTTCGACCTGCCGAACGTGCCGGAAGACTATGTGCACCGGATCGGCCGTACGGGCCGCGCGGGTGCGCAGGGCGAGGCGATCTCGCTGGTTTGCGTGGACGAACACGGCCTGCTGCGCGACATCGAACGCTTGATCAAGCGCGAACTGCCGCGCACCGTACTGGAAGGCTTCGAGCCGGACCCGACGATTGCGCCGGAGCCGATTCCGAATGGGCGCAACTCGGCGGGCCGTGGCGGTAATGCGCGTGGCGGTCGCCCGGGCGGTGGTCGCAGCCAGCAACCGCGCCAAGCTGCGGGCGGCAACGCTGCACCGCGCGAGCCACGTGCTCCGCGTGAGCCCCGCGAACCGCGTCGTGAGTCGAGCGGTAACGGTCAGGCCCAGAGCCAGAATCAAGGCCAAGGCCAGGGTCGCAATGGTGGCGGTAACCGCCAACGCCAGGCGCAAGACCAACGTGACGGTCAGGCTGCACCGAAGCCGCACAATGGGCGTCGCGGCAATGGTGCTGGCAACGGCGCCAGCAACGGCCAATCGCAAGCGCGCGGCCAACGCCAGGGCAATGGCCAAGGACAAGGTAACGGGCAGGGCGGTCAGCGTCGTTCGTCGAACACGCAAGCCGCACAACCGGCGCAGAAGGCTGCACAACCGGCCAAGCAACCGTTCAACGGTTTGTTTGCCAAAGCGGCAGCACTGCTCGGCGGCCGCAAAGCCTGA
- a CDS encoding serine/threonine protein kinase, which produces MHSSDDSGQPASSEAPYDGLTPDSILDALAQVGLMPDGRMFALNSYENRVYQVGVEDSAPVVVKFYRPGRWNDAQIVEEHAFTAELAAAEIPVIAPLEIDGRTLHAFERWHFAVFPRCAGRVPAIDRDDTLEWMGRFLGRIHAVGAQRPFMARPALDIDTFGVQSRDWLLEHDFIPPDLLPAWRSVADAALDGVRRCYDRAGDVALLRLHGDCHASNVLWIEEADAKQGDPLRSAGPHFVDFDDSRTGPAVQDLWMLLSGDRPSMQSQLASLLAGYEDFCEFDTRELYLVEALRTLRLLHYSAWLARRWNDPAFPAAFPWFNTQRYWQDRVLELREQIALLDEPPLW; this is translated from the coding sequence ATGCACAGTAGCGACGACAGCGGCCAACCAGCATCTTCTGAAGCCCCGTACGACGGCCTGACGCCCGACAGCATCCTCGATGCATTGGCGCAGGTTGGGCTGATGCCGGACGGCCGCATGTTCGCGCTCAACAGCTACGAGAACCGCGTCTACCAGGTCGGCGTGGAAGACAGCGCGCCGGTGGTCGTCAAGTTCTACCGGCCGGGCCGCTGGAACGACGCGCAGATCGTCGAGGAACACGCCTTCACGGCGGAACTCGCCGCTGCGGAAATTCCAGTGATCGCACCGCTGGAAATCGACGGCCGCACGCTGCACGCGTTCGAGCGCTGGCACTTTGCGGTCTTCCCGCGCTGCGCCGGCCGCGTCCCCGCGATTGATCGCGACGACACGCTCGAATGGATGGGCCGTTTCCTCGGACGCATCCATGCCGTGGGTGCGCAACGCCCGTTCATGGCGCGGCCCGCGCTCGACATCGACACCTTCGGCGTGCAATCGCGCGACTGGCTGCTCGAACACGATTTCATCCCGCCGGATTTGTTGCCCGCCTGGCGCAGCGTGGCCGACGCAGCGCTGGATGGCGTGCGTCGCTGCTACGACCGCGCGGGCGATGTGGCATTGCTGCGCCTACACGGCGATTGCCATGCGTCGAACGTTCTCTGGATCGAAGAGGCCGACGCCAAGCAAGGCGACCCGCTGCGCAGTGCCGGCCCGCACTTCGTTGACTTTGACGACAGCCGCACCGGTCCCGCTGTGCAGGACTTGTGGATGTTGCTCTCGGGCGATCGACCGTCGATGCAATCGCAGCTCGCCAGCCTGCTGGCCGGCTACGAAGACTTCTGCGAATTCGACACGCGTGAGTTGTATCTGGTGGAAGCGCTGCGCACGCTGCGCCTGCTGCACTACAGCGCGTGGTTGGCGCGTCGCTGGAATGATCCGGCGTTTCCGGCCGCGTTTCCGTGGTTCAACACGCAACGCTATTGGCAGGATCGGGTATTGGAATTGCGCGAGCAGATCGCGCTGTTGGACGAACCGCCGCTCTGGTAA
- a CDS encoding pirin family protein encodes METLVQPRVQHARRVERIVTGRPTSDGAGVKLTRVLTNNLQRRLDPFLMLDAFRSDDPNDYLAGFPDHPHRGFETVTYMIAGRMRHRDSAGHEGLLQHGGVQWMTAGSGVVHSEMPEQEDGVMEGFQLWLNLPARDKMTTPWYRDIPSNEIPEFTTEDGVAVRVIAGESQGVQGAMTREATQPLYLDITLPAGASFAQPLPVGHNAFVYVFRGSALVGDVDAPGNAGLQRVDDKQMAILANTEGSDGVVIRAGDAEARVLVVAGKPLNESIAQYGPFVMNTQEEIFQAVRDFQAGKFA; translated from the coding sequence ATGGAAACCCTCGTGCAACCTCGTGTGCAACATGCTCGCCGCGTGGAACGCATCGTCACCGGCCGGCCCACCTCGGACGGGGCGGGCGTGAAGCTCACGCGCGTGCTGACGAACAACCTGCAACGCCGGCTCGATCCGTTCCTGATGCTCGACGCGTTCCGCAGCGATGATCCGAACGACTACCTGGCCGGCTTTCCCGATCACCCGCACCGGGGCTTTGAAACGGTGACGTACATGATCGCGGGCCGCATGCGCCACCGCGACAGCGCTGGCCACGAAGGCCTGCTGCAACACGGCGGCGTGCAGTGGATGACCGCCGGCAGCGGCGTCGTGCATTCGGAGATGCCCGAACAGGAAGACGGCGTGATGGAAGGCTTCCAGCTCTGGCTGAACCTGCCCGCACGCGACAAGATGACGACCCCGTGGTACCGCGACATCCCGTCGAACGAGATTCCCGAGTTCACGACGGAAGATGGCGTGGCGGTGCGCGTGATCGCTGGCGAGTCGCAAGGCGTGCAAGGCGCGATGACGCGTGAAGCGACACAGCCGCTGTATCTGGACATCACGCTGCCGGCGGGTGCGTCGTTTGCACAGCCGCTGCCGGTGGGGCACAACGCGTTCGTCTACGTGTTCCGTGGCAGCGCGCTGGTGGGCGATGTCGATGCACCGGGCAATGCCGGCCTGCAACGCGTGGATGACAAGCAGATGGCCATCCTCGCCAATACGGAAGGCAGCGACGGCGTGGTCATCCGCGCAGGTGATGCTGAAGCACGTGTGCTAGTGGTGGCAGGCAAGCCGCTGAACGAGTCGATCGCGCAATACGGCCCGTTCGTGATGAACACGCAGGAAGAAATCTTCCAGGCCGTGCGAGACTTCCAAGCTGGCAAGTTCGCCTAA